One Staphylococcus ratti DNA segment encodes these proteins:
- the rimI gene encoding ribosomal protein S18-alanine N-acetyltransferase: MDEATIKRELNIRRMTTDDVPSVFEIERVSFNDSSWTKDAFYHEIEENNFAHYFVIEYHDEIIAYLGSWIVVDQAQITTVAVKPEYRGYGLGQLLLEYVMTYSSQVANMMSLEVRTENLVAQHIYQKMGFEFGGRRANYYGEGEDALVMWVNLK, encoded by the coding sequence TTGGATGAAGCAACAATCAAGCGAGAATTGAACATTCGACGCATGACAACAGATGATGTGCCATCTGTTTTTGAAATTGAACGCGTTAGTTTTAATGACAGTTCATGGACAAAAGATGCATTTTATCATGAAATTGAAGAGAATAATTTTGCACATTATTTTGTGATTGAATATCATGATGAGATTATTGCATATTTAGGCTCTTGGATTGTCGTAGACCAAGCACAGATCACGACAGTCGCCGTAAAACCAGAATATCGAGGCTATGGCCTAGGACAGTTATTGTTAGAATATGTGATGACTTACAGTTCGCAAGTAGCAAATATGATGAGTTTAGAAGTTAGAACAGAAAATTTAGTCGCTCAGCACATTTATCAAAAAATGGGCTTTGAATTTGGGGGCCGTCGCGCTAATTATTATGGAGAAGGAGAAGATGCTTTAGTGATGTGGGTGAATTTAAAATGA
- the tsaD gene encoding tRNA (adenosine(37)-N6)-threonylcarbamoyltransferase complex transferase subunit TsaD, giving the protein MTQNVRILAIETSCDETSVSVIDNGTHLMSNSVLSQIDSHKRFGGVVPEVASRHHVENMTLMIEDALQNASCTMEEIDAVAVTQGPGLIGALLVGVNAAKALAFAHQKPLIPVHHIAGHVYANQLEEGLKFPLIALIVSGGHTELVYMKDHLDFKIIGETRDDAVGEAYDKVARTINLPYPGGPHVDRLAQIGEDTYHFPRVWLEPDSYDFSFSGLKSAVINKIHNLKQKGEMPIPENVAASFQNSVVEVLVGKAMRACEAYQVKQLIVAGGVASNKGLRTALKSATAERGITLTIPNPSLCTDNAAMIGAAAYYIYQKGILADLDLNGKNQMDIEMYRNNNIAEQLF; this is encoded by the coding sequence ATGACACAAAATGTAAGAATTTTAGCGATAGAAACGAGCTGTGATGAAACAAGTGTTAGTGTTATTGATAATGGTACACATTTAATGAGCAACAGTGTGTTAAGTCAGATTGATAGTCATAAACGTTTTGGAGGCGTTGTCCCAGAAGTAGCGAGTAGACATCATGTTGAAAACATGACATTAATGATTGAAGATGCACTTCAAAACGCGTCGTGTACGATGGAGGAAATTGACGCTGTTGCTGTGACGCAAGGCCCAGGTCTTATAGGGGCTTTACTTGTAGGGGTGAATGCTGCAAAAGCACTGGCATTTGCGCATCAAAAACCACTCATTCCGGTACATCATATTGCTGGACATGTGTATGCTAATCAATTGGAAGAAGGGTTAAAGTTTCCGCTCATTGCTTTAATCGTATCTGGTGGACATACAGAACTTGTTTATATGAAAGATCATCTTGATTTTAAAATTATCGGTGAAACAAGAGATGATGCTGTAGGTGAAGCTTATGATAAAGTTGCACGTACGATTAATCTTCCTTATCCCGGCGGGCCACATGTCGATCGTTTAGCACAGATCGGAGAAGATACGTATCATTTCCCACGTGTTTGGTTAGAACCTGACAGTTATGATTTTAGTTTTAGTGGTTTAAAAAGTGCTGTCATTAACAAAATACACAACCTCAAACAAAAAGGTGAAATGCCGATACCAGAAAATGTTGCTGCGAGTTTTCAAAATAGTGTCGTTGAAGTGCTTGTAGGTAAAGCGATGCGCGCTTGTGAAGCCTACCAAGTCAAGCAACTGATTGTTGCTGGAGGCGTAGCAAGTAATAAAGGTTTGAGAACAGCATTAAAATCAGCAACGGCAGAACGTGGAATTACTTTAACAATACCGAACCCTTCACTTTGTACAGATAATGCTGCAATGATAGGAGCAGCGGCCTATTACATTTATCAAAAAGGAATTTTAGCGGATTTAGATTTAAATGGTAAGAACCAAATGGATATCGAAATGTATCGTAACAATAACATCGCCGAACAGTTGTTTTAA
- the tsaE gene encoding tRNA (adenosine(37)-N6)-threonylcarbamoyltransferase complex ATPase subunit type 1 TsaE — MIKINNLDDLQIFSEKLTSQLSAGDVILLEGDLGAGKTTLSQMVGRALGVTRTINSPTFNIIKSYQGTHLAFHHMDCYRLEDSDEDLGFDEYFEDEAVTMIEWSQFIQDFLPEVFLKLTIHVEDNHARTIQIDASGAHYVQIKEALEHD; from the coding sequence ATGATTAAGATAAATAATTTAGATGACTTACAAATATTCTCAGAAAAATTGACATCTCAATTAAGCGCAGGCGACGTCATATTATTAGAAGGCGATCTTGGCGCAGGCAAAACGACACTGAGTCAAATGGTTGGACGTGCTCTAGGCGTGACACGTACGATTAATTCACCGACTTTTAACATTATTAAATCCTATCAAGGAACACATCTAGCATTTCATCATATGGATTGTTATCGGTTAGAAGACTCGGATGAAGATTTAGGTTTTGATGAATATTTCGAAGATGAAGCAGTGACGATGATAGAGTGGAGTCAATTTATTCAAGACTTTTTACCTGAGGTATTTTTGAAATTGACGATTCATGTTGAAGATAATCATGCAAGAACGATTCAAATTGATGCATCCGGTGCCCATTATGTACAAATAAAGGAGGCGCTTGAACATGATTAG
- a CDS encoding ABC-F family ATP-binding cassette domain-containing protein — translation MILMQLSQISKSFDGEEIFDHVNFEIQTGERIGIVGRNGAGKSTLMKIIAGVEGYDSGHISKVKGLKLGYLTQQMTLDTDNTVFEEMAKPFKEVEAIAQRMQQETDWLSQHADHYETLEYQKHLNNYESLSNQFEQMEGYQYESKIKTVLNGLNFTEADYDRAINDFSGGQKTRLSLAQMLLSEPDLLLLDEPTNHLDMETTEWLEDYLKFFSGAIIIISHDRYFLDKIVTQVYDVALGEVKHYKGNYAKYVQLRDQYYEKRMAEYERQQSEMKRLETFVEKNITRASTSGMAKSRRKILEKMERIEKPMLDAKSANIQFDFERNTGNDVMHVQNLEIGYTTPITQPISLEISKGDRIGVIGPNGIGKSTFIKTLAMQLPALSGHISHGSNLKVGYYDQKQAEFTSNNSILDFVWNQYRHMQEKDIRAVLGRFLFTQEEVKKMISDLSGGEKARLQLALLMLEKNNVLILDEPTNHLDIDSKEMLEHALQQFKGTLIFVSHDRYFIDALANKIFDLDVDGGQFIQGDYTYYLEKTAQQRALTEHDAQNQSHSESSTLSTTNDYQDQKALRNEKRKIERQIEEYEALIETYESEIEHIDNEMASENTLNDYEETARLANVRLTTEQNLEQTMQKWEELQLMLSAYEN, via the coding sequence ATGATATTAATGCAACTAAGTCAAATCTCAAAATCATTTGATGGTGAGGAGATTTTTGATCATGTCAATTTCGAAATACAAACGGGAGAACGTATTGGCATTGTAGGTCGAAATGGAGCTGGAAAATCAACCTTAATGAAGATTATTGCGGGGGTTGAGGGCTATGATAGCGGTCATATTTCAAAAGTTAAAGGTCTAAAATTAGGCTATTTAACGCAACAAATGACACTAGATACAGATAACACAGTTTTTGAAGAAATGGCTAAACCTTTCAAAGAAGTTGAGGCAATTGCACAAAGGATGCAACAAGAAACAGATTGGTTAAGTCAACATGCTGACCACTATGAGACTTTAGAATATCAAAAGCATTTAAATAACTATGAATCGTTATCTAATCAGTTTGAACAAATGGAAGGCTATCAATATGAAAGTAAAATAAAAACAGTACTTAACGGCTTGAATTTTACTGAAGCAGACTATGATAGAGCCATTAATGATTTCAGTGGTGGCCAAAAAACACGCTTATCACTTGCACAAATGCTATTAAGCGAGCCTGATTTACTTCTCTTAGATGAACCTACAAACCACCTTGATATGGAAACGACAGAATGGCTTGAAGATTATTTGAAGTTTTTTAGTGGCGCAATTATTATTATTTCTCACGATCGCTACTTCCTAGATAAAATTGTTACTCAAGTGTATGATGTTGCGCTAGGTGAAGTAAAACATTATAAAGGGAACTATGCCAAATATGTTCAACTTCGTGATCAATATTATGAAAAACGTATGGCTGAATATGAACGTCAACAAAGTGAAATGAAACGCCTTGAAACTTTTGTAGAAAAAAATATTACTCGTGCATCAACGAGTGGTATGGCTAAAAGCCGACGTAAAATATTAGAAAAAATGGAACGTATTGAAAAGCCAATGTTAGATGCTAAAAGTGCTAATATTCAATTTGATTTCGAGCGTAATACTGGTAATGATGTCATGCATGTTCAAAATTTAGAAATTGGTTATACTACACCAATTACGCAACCGATTTCATTAGAAATTTCAAAAGGTGACCGCATCGGCGTTATCGGACCGAACGGTATCGGGAAGTCTACATTTATAAAAACGTTAGCTATGCAACTACCTGCCTTATCAGGCCATATTAGCCATGGTTCTAATTTAAAAGTAGGTTATTATGATCAAAAACAAGCTGAATTTACATCAAACAACTCCATTTTAGACTTTGTTTGGAATCAGTATCGTCATATGCAAGAAAAAGATATTCGAGCTGTTTTAGGCCGCTTTCTATTTACACAAGAAGAGGTCAAAAAGATGATTAGCGATTTATCTGGGGGAGAAAAAGCAAGACTACAACTTGCGCTACTCATGTTAGAAAAAAATAACGTCCTTATTCTAGATGAACCTACAAATCATTTAGACATTGACTCAAAAGAAATGCTAGAACATGCTTTACAACAGTTCAAAGGGACATTAATTTTCGTCTCTCATGATCGCTATTTTATCGATGCTTTAGCTAATAAAATTTTTGATTTAGATGTGGACGGCGGTCAGTTTATTCAAGGTGATTATACGTATTACCTTGAAAAAACAGCGCAGCAACGTGCTTTGACTGAACACGACGCTCAAAATCAAAGCCACTCAGAATCTTCCACCCTATCTACGACCAATGATTATCAAGATCAAAAAGCTTTAAGAAATGAAAAACGAAAAATCGAACGACAAATTGAAGAATACGAAGCATTAATCGAAACTTATGAAAGTGAAATCGAACATATCGACAATGAAATGGCTTCCGAAAATACGCTTAATGACTATGAAGAAACGGCACGTTTGGCAAATGTAAGACTTACGACCGAACAAAATCTAGAACAAACGATGCAGAAATGGGAAGAATTACAACTTATGTTAAGCGCATATGAAAATTAA
- a CDS encoding sulfurtransferase TusA family protein: MIYELGTVGMVCPFPLIEAQKKMEELNVGDALKIDFDCTQATEAIPNWAAEKGYPVTNYEQVGDASWTITVQKA, encoded by the coding sequence ATGATATATGAACTAGGAACAGTTGGGATGGTTTGTCCATTTCCACTTATTGAGGCACAAAAGAAAATGGAAGAATTAAATGTAGGGGACGCACTTAAAATAGATTTTGATTGCACGCAAGCCACTGAAGCAATTCCTAATTGGGCTGCTGAAAAGGGTTACCCTGTAACAAATTATGAGCAAGTAGGCGATGCTTCTTGGACCATTACGGTTCAGAAAGCTTAA
- a CDS encoding sucrose-6-phosphate hydrolase — protein sequence MEQWSREKRYQKFEDVSPETMAELKKQIDVSAFRQTYHIQPQTGLLNDPNGLIYFNGQYLLSHQWFPFGAVHGLKYWFHYKGENLVHLKPQGPIIKPDTPYDSHGVYSGSAFEFEGQLYYMYTANQRTASWQRKSTQMLAKINEQGDLEKLTTPVIAMPPKGYTQHFRDPKVFQKNDRLYAVIGAQRENRTGTVLVYEADHPESTWTFKGEIQTDLNAFGFMWECPDYFQLNGKDVLLFCPQGIESEENRYQNIYQSGYIIGTLDFDTLHFEHESFVELDNGFDFYAPQTFLDESKRRVLIGWMGLPDTQYPTDNEGWAHCLTLPRILTYESGKLKQKPHMDLRKLRHNKETALGYANKFIKQLHPYEGERYELNIDILENEASAIEFHLRASKNEATVIRYETATRRVILDRFDSGQLPYPVEDTVRITELSSDLEQLRIFVDTSSIEIFCNDGEKVLTSRIFPNPQSNKIKVVTDSGQVYLKMTKYDIIVDENGAH from the coding sequence ATGGAACAATGGAGTCGTGAGAAACGCTATCAAAAGTTCGAAGACGTGAGTCCAGAAACGATGGCAGAACTCAAAAAGCAAATTGATGTATCGGCGTTTCGTCAAACGTATCATATCCAACCTCAAACGGGGTTATTAAATGATCCGAATGGTTTAATTTATTTTAATGGTCAGTATTTATTATCACATCAATGGTTTCCTTTCGGTGCTGTACATGGATTGAAATATTGGTTCCACTATAAGGGTGAAAATTTAGTGCATTTAAAACCTCAAGGTCCAATTATTAAACCAGATACACCTTATGACAGTCATGGGGTCTATAGCGGGAGTGCATTCGAATTTGAAGGGCAACTTTATTACATGTATACAGCGAATCAACGAACAGCATCATGGCAACGAAAAAGTACACAAATGCTTGCCAAAATAAATGAGCAAGGTGATCTTGAAAAACTTACAACACCTGTCATCGCCATGCCCCCTAAAGGCTATACACAACACTTTAGGGATCCTAAAGTGTTTCAAAAAAATGACCGTTTATACGCTGTAATTGGGGCACAAAGAGAAAATCGAACAGGAACGGTCCTTGTTTATGAAGCCGACCATCCTGAATCAACATGGACATTTAAAGGCGAAATTCAAACAGATTTAAACGCATTTGGCTTTATGTGGGAATGTCCGGATTATTTTCAATTGAATGGTAAAGATGTGTTACTATTTTGTCCTCAAGGTATCGAATCAGAAGAAAATCGATATCAAAATATTTATCAAAGTGGCTATATTATCGGAACGTTAGATTTTGATACATTGCATTTTGAGCATGAATCTTTTGTTGAATTGGATAACGGTTTTGATTTTTATGCGCCCCAAACTTTTTTAGATGAATCAAAAAGACGTGTTTTAATTGGTTGGATGGGACTTCCGGATACGCAATATCCGACAGACAATGAAGGATGGGCACATTGTTTAACATTGCCACGCATTTTGACGTACGAGTCAGGAAAATTAAAACAAAAGCCACATATGGATTTGAGAAAGTTGCGTCACAATAAAGAGACGGCATTAGGCTATGCAAACAAATTTATTAAGCAACTTCATCCTTATGAAGGTGAACGATATGAATTGAATATTGATATTTTGGAAAACGAAGCATCTGCAATTGAGTTTCATCTAAGAGCTTCTAAAAATGAAGCTACAGTAATCCGTTATGAAACAGCAACACGCCGAGTGATTCTTGACCGTTTTGACAGTGGCCAATTGCCATATCCAGTTGAAGATACTGTGCGCATTACAGAGCTATCATCAGATTTAGAACAACTCCGTATTTTTGTAGACACATCAAGTATTGAAATTTTTTGTAATGATGGGGAAAAAGTATTAACATCACGCATTTTTCCAAACCCTCAATCGAACAAAATTAAAGTAGTGACAGATTCTGGTCAAGTTTATTTAAAAATGACGAAATACGATATTATCGTTGATGAGAATGGGGCACACTAA
- a CDS encoding MutS-related protein, which yields MSPDFYFFILLIIAILTVMLITEIRQRYQFRKSIKQHLKHKDIYDDIERPYAFYDTYFKVFEVLTTKKQNTSRWIDDKTWSDLNMNHVFHSLNYTYTSIGENHLYHVLRLQSSLTHFSLWEEIKHDETLHHRLVTLLAKLGKQIYPKYDWSHYQHRFHSIYYLFSLLPLLSIGIMFFHVPIGIFAFLFSLLLNYVVSLRFKHYVERDIDSLFFTGRVIYTLKELKKLPLSFSFKSDLSALNHVNRWRFLLLKVTTLPGYFVLMVKYTFLIDIHLYHLLIKRFKENQETIHACYRYIGELDSLLAIEQWRYHHGGCTTPTHHDNFKFSRLTHPLIEDAVPNDFVFKQNVLLTGSNASGKSTFMKAIAVNLILAQAANTVTAEHFQYQPGIIKTTMANADDVLSGDSYFMAEIKSLKRLLAIDSQLTHYYFIDEIFKGTNTAERVAASTSALTYLAQYPQLKVFAATHDIELTYQLNSIYHNCHFNETIEKDRIHFDYTLKEGPANTRNALELIRLMKFPNEIYTDAKKRVQRFEAAKKTSPDS from the coding sequence ATGTCTCCAGATTTTTATTTCTTTATTTTATTAATTATCGCTATATTGACGGTGATGCTTATAACTGAAATTCGTCAACGTTATCAATTTCGTAAATCTATCAAACAACATTTAAAACATAAAGATATCTACGATGATATTGAACGACCGTATGCATTTTATGATACTTATTTTAAAGTGTTTGAAGTTTTGACTACTAAAAAGCAAAATACCTCGCGTTGGATAGATGATAAAACTTGGTCTGACTTAAATATGAACCATGTTTTTCATTCCTTGAACTATACATATACTTCAATTGGAGAAAATCACTTATATCATGTATTAAGATTACAATCTTCCTTAACGCATTTTTCATTATGGGAAGAAATCAAGCACGATGAGACTTTACATCATAGATTGGTGACATTACTTGCGAAACTTGGCAAACAAATCTATCCTAAGTACGATTGGTCGCACTATCAACACCGCTTCCATTCCATTTATTACTTATTTTCTTTGTTGCCTTTATTAAGTATTGGCATAATGTTTTTTCATGTCCCAATCGGTATTTTTGCGTTCCTTTTTTCTTTACTGCTTAATTATGTAGTAAGTCTAAGGTTTAAACATTATGTTGAGAGAGATATAGACAGTCTATTTTTTACTGGACGTGTCATCTATACTTTAAAAGAATTAAAAAAACTACCTTTATCTTTCTCTTTTAAATCTGATTTAAGCGCGCTCAATCACGTTAATCGTTGGCGTTTTTTACTTTTAAAAGTAACTACATTGCCAGGTTATTTCGTGTTAATGGTTAAATATACTTTCTTGATAGATATTCATCTTTATCATTTACTTATCAAACGATTTAAAGAGAACCAAGAGACGATACACGCATGTTATCGCTATATAGGAGAGCTTGATAGTTTGCTTGCTATAGAACAATGGCGTTATCATCATGGTGGTTGCACAACTCCTACGCATCACGATAATTTCAAATTTAGCCGTTTAACACATCCATTAATTGAAGACGCTGTTCCGAATGACTTTGTTTTTAAACAGAATGTCCTTTTAACGGGATCTAATGCTTCAGGTAAATCTACTTTTATGAAAGCAATCGCTGTCAATTTGATTTTAGCGCAAGCAGCCAATACTGTAACAGCTGAACACTTTCAGTATCAACCTGGTATTATTAAAACGACGATGGCCAATGCAGATGATGTTCTTTCTGGAGACAGTTATTTTATGGCTGAAATCAAATCTCTTAAACGATTATTAGCAATTGATAGTCAATTGACACATTATTACTTTATTGATGAAATTTTTAAAGGTACGAACACAGCTGAACGCGTTGCCGCTTCAACTTCAGCGCTTACTTACTTGGCTCAATATCCGCAATTAAAAGTATTCGCAGCGACACATGACATTGAGTTAACGTATCAATTGAACAGTATTTATCATAACTGTCACTTTAATGAAACGATTGAGAAAGACCGTATTCATTTTGATTACACACTTAAAGAAGGACCTGCCAATACGCGAAACGCGCTAGAACTCATTCGACTTATGAAATTCCCAAATGAAATCTATACTGATGCTAAAAAGCGCGTTCAACGTTTTGAAGCCGCTAAAAAAACATCGCCGGACAGTTAA
- a CDS encoding YeeE/YedE family protein — protein sequence MVWTIFSGLIVGLLLGFVMQRTRFCLTGGFRDMYVQKNNKMFYALLIAIAIQAIGIFVLNMMGLITIDNGTFPIIGTMIGSFIFGIGIILAGGCATGTYYRAGEGLIGSWIALIMYGLFAAITKKGVLAPLMEGLNSKTVANADMAQSTGVPSWVFLIVLLTVTTVLVIKTLRKPKPKIAVPKLKQRYTGVRHFLFEKRFHPFAAAVAVGLIALLAWPMSVSTGRDGGLGITTPSSNIVVFLTTGDVSVVDWGVFLVIGIFFGSYIAARGSREFAWRLPDKKTLRNSTIGGACMGFGAAVAGGCSIGNGLVATAALSWQGWIALAFMILGTWFMSYFIFIRPMKLAKQNRTAQAQAASAS from the coding sequence ATGGTATGGACGATATTTAGTGGTCTTATCGTAGGGCTTTTACTAGGATTTGTCATGCAACGGACACGTTTTTGTTTGACGGGCGGTTTCCGTGATATGTATGTACAAAAAAATAATAAAATGTTTTATGCTTTGCTTATCGCAATAGCAATCCAAGCTATTGGGATTTTCGTTTTAAATATGATGGGGCTTATTACCATTGATAATGGGACTTTTCCTATCATTGGCACAATGATAGGTTCATTTATATTTGGCATAGGAATTATATTAGCTGGTGGTTGCGCCACTGGCACATACTATAGAGCAGGTGAAGGGTTGATTGGGAGCTGGATTGCCCTTATTATGTATGGGCTTTTTGCTGCCATTACAAAAAAGGGAGTTTTAGCGCCTTTAATGGAAGGACTAAACAGCAAAACTGTGGCAAATGCCGACATGGCACAATCTACAGGAGTTCCGAGTTGGGTGTTCTTAATTGTGTTGTTAACTGTAACAACAGTTTTAGTCATAAAAACATTGCGCAAACCTAAACCGAAAATTGCAGTTCCTAAATTAAAGCAACGCTATACAGGTGTACGTCACTTTTTATTCGAAAAACGTTTCCATCCGTTTGCAGCTGCAGTTGCTGTTGGCTTAATCGCATTGCTTGCGTGGCCGATGTCAGTATCTACTGGTCGAGATGGGGGACTTGGTATTACAACACCATCATCTAATATTGTCGTATTTTTAACGACAGGGGATGTAAGTGTTGTAGATTGGGGTGTCTTCCTTGTTATTGGTATTTTCTTCGGTTCCTATATTGCTGCTCGAGGATCGAGAGAATTCGCGTGGCGTTTACCAGACAAAAAGACGCTTCGCAATAGCACTATTGGCGGTGCATGTATGGGATTTGGAGCTGCAGTGGCTGGAGGCTGTTCGATTGGCAACGGCTTAGTTGCTACAGCTGCTCTGTCTTGGCAAGGATGGATTGCTCTTGCATTTATGATTTTAGGGACATGGTTTATGAGTTACTTTATTTTTATTCGCCCGATGAAGTTGGCTAAACAGAATCGTACAGCTCAAGCACAAGCAGCAAGCGCTTCATAA
- a CDS encoding redox-sensing transcriptional repressor Rex — translation MTREINKIPRATLKRLPLYYRFVNGLKAKGASRVNSKEISEGLSIDSATIRRDFSYFGELGKKGYGYNIDSLLEFFKSELSDADIIKIGLVGVGHLGKALISYNFSIHEDMTITEAFDIDPEVIGQQIGEVTVKSIDEMRQVIQEQALEVIIIATPVKVAQNVTDQLVEAGVKGILNFTASPVHVPNDVQVHQIDLGVELQSLLFFMKNYGKSNT, via the coding sequence ATGACTAGAGAAATAAATAAAATACCGCGCGCAACACTAAAACGATTACCACTTTACTATCGATTTGTGAATGGCCTTAAAGCTAAAGGGGCGTCACGAGTGAACTCAAAAGAAATCAGTGAAGGTTTAAGTATTGATTCTGCGACGATTCGTCGAGATTTTTCTTACTTTGGCGAATTAGGTAAAAAAGGTTATGGTTACAATATCGATAGCTTATTAGAGTTTTTTAAATCTGAACTTAGTGATGCTGATATTATAAAAATAGGTTTAGTAGGGGTCGGACACTTAGGAAAAGCTTTAATTTCGTATAACTTTTCGATTCATGAGGATATGACGATTACAGAAGCATTTGACATCGATCCAGAAGTGATTGGTCAGCAAATTGGAGAAGTTACGGTAAAATCAATAGATGAAATGCGTCAAGTCATTCAAGAACAAGCGCTAGAAGTGATTATTATTGCGACGCCAGTCAAAGTCGCACAAAATGTTACGGATCAACTTGTAGAAGCGGGGGTCAAAGGAATTTTAAACTTCACAGCTTCACCTGTACACGTTCCTAATGATGTTCAAGTACACCAAATTGATTTAGGTGTCGAACTTCAATCGTTATTATTCTTTATGAAAAACTACGGTAAATCAAACACATAA
- the agrA gene encoding quorum-sensing response regulator AgrA produces the protein MKILICEDDPKQRERMESIIQNYIMIEEKPMEIEISTSDPYALLEASKNMTDIGCYFLDIQLESDINGIKLGSEIRKHDPVGNIIFVTSHSELTYLTFVYKLAAMDFIFKDDMDELRTRIIDCLETALKRLDLLTKDNTVETMELKQGSNSVYVNYDDVMFFESSPKSHRLIAHLDNRQIEFYGNLRELAQIDNRFFRCHNSFVLNRHNISHVDAKERIVYFKNDEFCYVSVRNIKKIKKPE, from the coding sequence TTGAAAATATTAATCTGTGAAGATGACCCAAAACAAAGAGAGCGAATGGAATCAATCATTCAAAATTATATTATGATTGAAGAAAAGCCTATGGAAATTGAAATTTCTACAAGTGATCCTTACGCCCTGCTTGAAGCTTCTAAAAATATGACGGATATTGGTTGCTACTTTTTAGATATCCAACTCGAATCCGATATTAATGGTATTAAGCTTGGCAGTGAAATTAGAAAGCATGATCCCGTAGGTAATATTATTTTTGTAACAAGCCACAGTGAATTAACCTATCTCACATTTGTCTATAAGCTAGCTGCTATGGATTTTATTTTTAAAGACGATATGGATGAATTACGCACACGAATTATTGATTGTCTTGAAACGGCATTAAAACGCTTAGACCTACTTACTAAAGATAATACAGTCGAAACGATGGAATTAAAACAAGGCAGTAATTCTGTTTATGTTAATTATGATGATGTGATGTTCTTTGAATCCTCACCAAAATCACATCGCTTAATCGCGCATTTGGATAATCGACAAATTGAATTTTATGGTAACCTTAGAGAACTTGCCCAAATTGATAATCGTTTCTTTAGATGTCATAATAGTTTCGTTTTAAACAGACATAACATTTCTCATGTTGATGCTAAAGAACGTATCGTTTATTTTAAAAATGATGAATTCTGTTACGTTTCAGTACGAAACATTAAAAAAATCAAAAAGCCAGAGTAA
- the tsaB gene encoding tRNA (adenosine(37)-N6)-threonylcarbamoyltransferase complex dimerization subunit type 1 TsaB — protein sequence MISLLIDSSNQSLSVAIMENDNVLASETTVEKRNHSVQLMPKVKKLLEKLNLTPQNLEAIIVAKGPGSYTGLRIGVTTAKTLAYTLNIPLYGVSSLQALAATISDETKTIVPIFNARRGFVFAGVYQWHNQILTPLIADQYIEMDQLITQVAAYDNIVFVGEDVQVFETKLASFETQNNVPQAEKMFQLRGEAVNVHKFVPSYLKLSEAEQNWMKQQSSEN from the coding sequence ATGATTAGTTTACTTATTGACAGTTCTAATCAATCTTTATCGGTAGCGATAATGGAAAATGATAACGTGCTTGCTTCAGAAACAACAGTTGAAAAAAGAAATCATTCTGTCCAACTCATGCCTAAAGTGAAAAAGTTATTAGAAAAACTTAACTTAACACCGCAAAATTTAGAGGCTATTATCGTAGCAAAAGGCCCAGGATCATACACAGGTTTACGAATCGGGGTCACAACAGCAAAAACTTTAGCATATACGTTGAATATCCCATTATATGGTGTCTCTTCTTTGCAAGCACTAGCTGCAACGATTAGTGATGAGACAAAAACGATTGTTCCAATATTTAATGCACGTAGAGGATTTGTTTTTGCAGGTGTTTACCAATGGCATAATCAAATATTAACGCCTCTAATCGCCGATCAATATATAGAAATGGATCAACTGATTACACAAGTAGCGGCATATGACAATATTGTATTTGTTGGTGAAGATGTCCAAGTATTTGAAACAAAGCTTGCGTCTTTTGAAACGCAAAACAACGTACCACAAGCTGAAAAAATGTTTCAATTACGAGGCGAAGCTGTAAATGTTCATAAGTTTGTCCCATCTTATTTAAAACTATCGGAGGCGGAACAAAATTGGATGAAGCAACAATCAAGCGAGAATTGA